The Oncorhynchus mykiss isolate Arlee chromosome 28, USDA_OmykA_1.1, whole genome shotgun sequence genome includes a window with the following:
- the LOC110508382 gene encoding baculoviral IAP repeat-containing protein 7 isoform X2: protein MTGTGPKEKEDTTSPRMTGYRSEMLYILEKPQMRGEEERIRTFENWRRDTPVTAGNLARAGFYFLGPEDKVQCFCCGGILRYWVHGDSPIVEHKRHFPTCSFVLGRAVGNIPLSVVSRSPSDSVDGQLLSQLQRMTVDDQGTAGQAVYPEMELEESRLTTFHNWHTGAAVQPNVLARAGFFYTGHGDNVKCFHCDGGLRNWEPGDDPWQEHAKWFPRCDFLIQTRGRDYVSNIQATHFHRETVNRCGRCSVLGHSRIDPEGGFVFQGGSQTPVSQEITSENDVVGGLGTPSVMLSPVVQTVLQMGFEAGLLESLVQTKYLLTGQHYTSVSGLVTDVLAAEEEDRTRGLQSRVQEPVERQGPSAGGVRTQTPIREKVGDSTPEELLRQLQEERTCKVCMDKLVSMVFIPCGHLVVCSDCAASLRHCPICRATIRGSVRAFMS from the exons ATGACTGGCACAGGACCGAAGGAGAAAGAAGACACCACAAGTCCCAGGATGACGGGTTACAGGAGCGAGATGCTGTATATTCTGGAGAAGCCCCAGATGCGAGGCGAGGAGGAGCGGATTCGAACTTTTGAAAACTGGCGGAGGGACACACCAGTCACCGCGGGCAACCTGGCCAGAGCGGGATTCTATTTTCTGGGGCCAGAAGATAAGGTTCAGTGCTTCTGTTGCGGAGGGATCCTGCGGTACTGGGTCCATGGGGACAGTCCGATCGTCGAACACAAGAGGCACTTTCCCACCTGTAGTTTCGTGCTGGGTAGAGCCGTTGGGAATATCCCGCTGTCTGTCGTTTCCAGGTCCCCTTCTGACTCCGTGGACGGCCAGCTGTTGAGCCAGCTCCAGAGGATGACCGTGGACGACCAGGGAACGGCCGGGCAGGCTGTCTACCCTGAGATGGAGTTAGAGGAATCCCGGCTCACCACCTTCCACAACTGGCACACGGGTGCTGCGGTCCAGCCCAATGTTCTGGCGAGGGCAGGATTCTTCTACACAG GCCACGGTGACAACGTAAAATGCTTTCACTGTGACGGAGGGCTGAGGAACTGGGAACCTGGAGATGACCCCTGGCAGGAGCATGCCAAGTGGTTCCCACG ATGTGACTTCCTGATCCAGACGAGAGGACGTGACTATGTCAGCAATATCCAGGCTACCCACTTCCACAGAGAGACTGTG AACCGTTGTGGTCGCTGCAGTGTGTTAGGGCACTCCAGAATAGATCCTGAGGGTGGATTTGTTTTCCAGGGTGGATCACAGACACCGGTGTCTCAAGAAATTACTTCAGAAAATG ACGTGGTGGGTGGTCTGGGCACACCCTCAGTCATGCTGTCTCCTGTGGTCCAGACGGTGCTCCAGATGGGCTTTGAGGCTGGCCTGCTGGAGAGTCTGGTCCAGACCAAGTACCTGCTGACCGGCCAGCACTACACCTCCGTGTCTGGCCTGGTCACTGACGTACTGGCTgctgaggaggaggacaggaccAGGGGGCTGCAGAGCAGAGTCCAGG AGCCGGTGGAGAGACAGGGTCCCAGTGCAGGAGGGGTCAGGACACAGACACCCATCAGAGAAAAAG TGGGAGACTCCACCCCTGAGGAGCTCCTACGTCAGCTGCAGGAGGAGCGGACATGTAAGGTGTGTATGGACAAGCTGGTATCCATGGTCTTCATCCCCTGTGGTCACCTGGTGGTGTGTAGCGACTGTGCTGCCAGCCTGCGTCACTGCCCCATCTGCAGAGCCACCATCAGAGGCAGCGTCCGAGCATTCATGTCCTGA
- the LOC110508382 gene encoding baculoviral IAP repeat-containing protein 7 isoform X1 — MTGTGPKEKEDTTSPRMTGYRSEMLYILEKPQMRGEEERIRTFENWRRDTPVTAGNLARAGFYFLGPEDKVQCFCCGGILRYWVHGDSPIVEHKRHFPTCSFVLGRAVGNIPLSVVSRSPSDSVDGQLLSQLQRMTVDDQGTAGQAVYPEMELEESRLTTFHNWHTGAAVQPNVLARAGFFYTGHGDNVKCFHCDGGLRNWEPGDDPWQEHAKWFPRCDFLIQTRGRDYVSNIQATHFHRETVNRCGRCSVLGHSRIDPEGGFVFQGGSQTPVSQEITSENDVVGGLGTPSVMLSPVVQTVLQMGFEAGLLESLVQTKYLLTGQHYTSVSGLVTDVLAAEEEDRTRGLQSRVQEPVERQGPSAGGVRTQTPIREKAVGDSTPEELLRQLQEERTCKVCMDKLVSMVFIPCGHLVVCSDCAASLRHCPICRATIRGSVRAFMS, encoded by the exons ATGACTGGCACAGGACCGAAGGAGAAAGAAGACACCACAAGTCCCAGGATGACGGGTTACAGGAGCGAGATGCTGTATATTCTGGAGAAGCCCCAGATGCGAGGCGAGGAGGAGCGGATTCGAACTTTTGAAAACTGGCGGAGGGACACACCAGTCACCGCGGGCAACCTGGCCAGAGCGGGATTCTATTTTCTGGGGCCAGAAGATAAGGTTCAGTGCTTCTGTTGCGGAGGGATCCTGCGGTACTGGGTCCATGGGGACAGTCCGATCGTCGAACACAAGAGGCACTTTCCCACCTGTAGTTTCGTGCTGGGTAGAGCCGTTGGGAATATCCCGCTGTCTGTCGTTTCCAGGTCCCCTTCTGACTCCGTGGACGGCCAGCTGTTGAGCCAGCTCCAGAGGATGACCGTGGACGACCAGGGAACGGCCGGGCAGGCTGTCTACCCTGAGATGGAGTTAGAGGAATCCCGGCTCACCACCTTCCACAACTGGCACACGGGTGCTGCGGTCCAGCCCAATGTTCTGGCGAGGGCAGGATTCTTCTACACAG GCCACGGTGACAACGTAAAATGCTTTCACTGTGACGGAGGGCTGAGGAACTGGGAACCTGGAGATGACCCCTGGCAGGAGCATGCCAAGTGGTTCCCACG ATGTGACTTCCTGATCCAGACGAGAGGACGTGACTATGTCAGCAATATCCAGGCTACCCACTTCCACAGAGAGACTGTG AACCGTTGTGGTCGCTGCAGTGTGTTAGGGCACTCCAGAATAGATCCTGAGGGTGGATTTGTTTTCCAGGGTGGATCACAGACACCGGTGTCTCAAGAAATTACTTCAGAAAATG ACGTGGTGGGTGGTCTGGGCACACCCTCAGTCATGCTGTCTCCTGTGGTCCAGACGGTGCTCCAGATGGGCTTTGAGGCTGGCCTGCTGGAGAGTCTGGTCCAGACCAAGTACCTGCTGACCGGCCAGCACTACACCTCCGTGTCTGGCCTGGTCACTGACGTACTGGCTgctgaggaggaggacaggaccAGGGGGCTGCAGAGCAGAGTCCAGG AGCCGGTGGAGAGACAGGGTCCCAGTGCAGGAGGGGTCAGGACACAGACACCCATCAGAGAAAAAG CAGTGGGAGACTCCACCCCTGAGGAGCTCCTACGTCAGCTGCAGGAGGAGCGGACATGTAAGGTGTGTATGGACAAGCTGGTATCCATGGTCTTCATCCCCTGTGGTCACCTGGTGGTGTGTAGCGACTGTGCTGCCAGCCTGCGTCACTGCCCCATCTGCAGAGCCACCATCAGAGGCAGCGTCCGAGCATTCATGTCCTGA
- the LOC110508382 gene encoding baculoviral IAP repeat-containing protein 7 isoform X3 codes for MTGTGPKEKEDTTSPRMTGYRSEMLYILEKPQMRGEEERIRTFENWRRDTPVTAGNLARAGFYFLGPEDKVQCFCCGGILRYWVHGDSPIVEHKRHFPTCSFVLGRAVGNIPLSVVSRSPSDSVDGQLLSQLQRMTVDDQGTAGQAVYPEMELEESRLTTFHNWHTGAAVQPNVLARAGFFYTGHGDNVKCFHCDGGLRNWEPGDDPWQEHAKWFPRCDFLIQTRGRDYVSNIQATHFHRETVGGSQTPVSQEITSENDVVGGLGTPSVMLSPVVQTVLQMGFEAGLLESLVQTKYLLTGQHYTSVSGLVTDVLAAEEEDRTRGLQSRVQEPVERQGPSAGGVRTQTPIREKAVGDSTPEELLRQLQEERTCKVCMDKLVSMVFIPCGHLVVCSDCAASLRHCPICRATIRGSVRAFMS; via the exons ATGACTGGCACAGGACCGAAGGAGAAAGAAGACACCACAAGTCCCAGGATGACGGGTTACAGGAGCGAGATGCTGTATATTCTGGAGAAGCCCCAGATGCGAGGCGAGGAGGAGCGGATTCGAACTTTTGAAAACTGGCGGAGGGACACACCAGTCACCGCGGGCAACCTGGCCAGAGCGGGATTCTATTTTCTGGGGCCAGAAGATAAGGTTCAGTGCTTCTGTTGCGGAGGGATCCTGCGGTACTGGGTCCATGGGGACAGTCCGATCGTCGAACACAAGAGGCACTTTCCCACCTGTAGTTTCGTGCTGGGTAGAGCCGTTGGGAATATCCCGCTGTCTGTCGTTTCCAGGTCCCCTTCTGACTCCGTGGACGGCCAGCTGTTGAGCCAGCTCCAGAGGATGACCGTGGACGACCAGGGAACGGCCGGGCAGGCTGTCTACCCTGAGATGGAGTTAGAGGAATCCCGGCTCACCACCTTCCACAACTGGCACACGGGTGCTGCGGTCCAGCCCAATGTTCTGGCGAGGGCAGGATTCTTCTACACAG GCCACGGTGACAACGTAAAATGCTTTCACTGTGACGGAGGGCTGAGGAACTGGGAACCTGGAGATGACCCCTGGCAGGAGCATGCCAAGTGGTTCCCACG ATGTGACTTCCTGATCCAGACGAGAGGACGTGACTATGTCAGCAATATCCAGGCTACCCACTTCCACAGAGAGACTGTG GGTGGATCACAGACACCGGTGTCTCAAGAAATTACTTCAGAAAATG ACGTGGTGGGTGGTCTGGGCACACCCTCAGTCATGCTGTCTCCTGTGGTCCAGACGGTGCTCCAGATGGGCTTTGAGGCTGGCCTGCTGGAGAGTCTGGTCCAGACCAAGTACCTGCTGACCGGCCAGCACTACACCTCCGTGTCTGGCCTGGTCACTGACGTACTGGCTgctgaggaggaggacaggaccAGGGGGCTGCAGAGCAGAGTCCAGG AGCCGGTGGAGAGACAGGGTCCCAGTGCAGGAGGGGTCAGGACACAGACACCCATCAGAGAAAAAG CAGTGGGAGACTCCACCCCTGAGGAGCTCCTACGTCAGCTGCAGGAGGAGCGGACATGTAAGGTGTGTATGGACAAGCTGGTATCCATGGTCTTCATCCCCTGTGGTCACCTGGTGGTGTGTAGCGACTGTGCTGCCAGCCTGCGTCACTGCCCCATCTGCAGAGCCACCATCAGAGGCAGCGTCCGAGCATTCATGTCCTGA